From the Saccharobesus litoralis genome, one window contains:
- the erpA gene encoding iron-sulfur cluster insertion protein ErpA produces the protein MYSVDLPITFSDKAASKVKALIAEEENPDLKLRVYITGGGCSGFSYGFTFDEKVNEGDTEIEKQGVSLVVDPMSLQYLVNSEVDYMEGLEGSRFFVNNPNATTTCGCGASFSV, from the coding sequence GTGTATTCAGTGGATTTACCGATTACTTTTAGTGATAAAGCCGCTAGTAAAGTGAAAGCTTTGATCGCAGAAGAAGAAAACCCAGATCTTAAACTTCGTGTGTATATAACAGGTGGTGGTTGTTCAGGTTTCTCATATGGTTTTACTTTCGATGAGAAGGTAAACGAAGGCGATACCGAAATTGAAAAACAAGGCGTTAGCTTAGTAGTCGATCCTATGAGTTTGCAATACTTGGTAAACAGTGAAGTGGATTACATGGAAGGCTTAGAAGGTTCACGCTTTTTTGTTAACAACCCTAACGCGACAACAACTTGTGGTTGTGGCGCTAGTTTCAGCGTATAA
- the tnpA gene encoding IS66 family insertion sequence element accessory protein TnpA has product MGKQRTIEDWQLIFSQFHASGLTVTQFCKQHKLTISNFYKWRKRIEPLPATNSENDIEFSASTDHWQAISVNHHSTDTKQWNIELTLPGGVVLNMRATS; this is encoded by the coding sequence ATGGGAAAACAACGTACAATTGAAGACTGGCAATTAATATTTAGTCAATTCCACGCCAGCGGATTAACCGTCACTCAATTTTGCAAACAACACAAGCTGACAATTTCCAACTTTTACAAATGGCGAAAGCGGATCGAGCCATTACCTGCGACGAATAGCGAGAACGATATTGAGTTTTCAGCGTCAACTGACCATTGGCAAGCTATATCAGTCAATCATCATTCAACAGATACCAAACAATGGAATATTGAATTAACCCTTCCTGGTGGCGTAGTGCTGAATATGCGAGCCACCTCTTGA
- the tnpB gene encoding IS66 family insertion sequence element accessory protein TnpB (TnpB, as the term is used for proteins encoded by IS66 family insertion elements, is considered an accessory protein, since TnpC, encoded by a neighboring gene, is a DDE family transposase.), producing MINLHCDLPIWLYNQPVDMRKQFDGLAALAQTKVGRRANSGELFVFVNRKRTHIKLLYYQQGGYCLWAKRLERGTFHTVKGDEPNVQLDWPQLQCLIGGIKWQEKPRNTRL from the coding sequence TTGATTAACTTGCATTGTGACTTACCCATTTGGCTCTACAACCAACCCGTTGATATGCGTAAACAATTTGATGGGTTAGCCGCGTTAGCGCAAACCAAGGTAGGCAGACGTGCCAACAGCGGTGAGCTGTTTGTATTCGTCAATCGAAAGCGTACCCACATTAAATTACTCTATTATCAGCAAGGTGGTTATTGTTTATGGGCAAAGCGATTGGAGCGAGGTACCTTTCATACCGTCAAAGGTGATGAGCCAAATGTTCAACTGGATTGGCCACAATTACAATGCTTGATTGGCGGAATAAAATGGCAAGAAAAACCAAGGAATACGCGACTTTAA
- the tnpC gene encoding IS66 family transposase, whose protein sequence is MKTSQISHLNTVEKDEVITQLVEHNAHLQQQLDWFKRQLFGQKSEKQLVDNPHQSTLFVGDAPEGLKPEATDVKAHKRKSHTQRTGDEVNDSGLRFDDTVPQKVIELSAPELQGDDAEQYEIIGFKDTTRLAQQPGSYTVLIYRRPVVRHKANQTVNTPAAPTNVLDGCYADVSLLAGLLVDKAVYHLPLYRQHQRMLDAGVQVSRASLINWVQKAIDLLTPIAQAMKQHILQSNVLAMDEVPIKAGRKSKGKMKQTYFWPIYGEQDEVAFTWSISRGKQHAIEQLDGFNGTLLTDGYQAYTKTVLQLNEQDQTVMHAACWAHTRRAFDKALKTEPDEVQQALAYIGALYKIEEGLRQKQACAEQIQETRTKDSEPVVSAFFNWVYQQRQRPELLPSNPLSKALNYAAERETELKVFLANPNVPLDTNHLERALRVIPMGRKNYLFCWSEIGAKQLGYLQSLMVTCRLQGVNPYHYLVDVLQRVSLHPAKDVIDLTPRVWKEKFKDHFITSDLAE, encoded by the coding sequence ATGAAAACAAGTCAAATCAGTCACTTAAACACTGTTGAAAAAGATGAGGTTATTACTCAATTAGTTGAGCATAACGCCCACCTTCAGCAACAACTCGACTGGTTTAAACGTCAGCTGTTTGGTCAAAAGTCTGAAAAGCAATTAGTCGACAACCCACATCAATCCACCTTATTTGTGGGAGATGCACCAGAAGGCCTGAAACCCGAGGCCACTGACGTTAAAGCGCATAAGCGCAAGTCTCATACCCAGCGTACCGGTGATGAAGTCAATGACTCTGGGTTACGCTTCGATGACACTGTCCCTCAAAAAGTGATTGAGCTATCGGCACCAGAGTTACAAGGTGACGATGCAGAACAGTATGAAATTATAGGCTTTAAGGACACCACGCGTTTAGCGCAACAGCCTGGTAGTTATACGGTACTCATTTACCGTCGCCCTGTTGTTCGCCATAAAGCCAATCAAACCGTGAATACACCAGCAGCGCCGACTAATGTCTTAGACGGCTGTTATGCTGATGTTTCCTTGCTAGCTGGTTTACTGGTTGATAAAGCGGTTTACCATTTACCCCTGTATCGCCAACATCAACGTATGCTAGATGCGGGAGTACAAGTGAGTCGAGCCAGTTTGATTAACTGGGTACAAAAAGCCATCGACTTACTCACACCTATTGCCCAAGCCATGAAGCAACACATTCTGCAAAGCAATGTATTGGCGATGGATGAAGTGCCGATAAAAGCGGGACGAAAAAGCAAAGGCAAAATGAAACAAACCTACTTCTGGCCCATTTATGGTGAACAAGATGAGGTGGCGTTTACTTGGTCGATAAGTCGAGGAAAACAGCATGCGATTGAACAGCTTGATGGCTTTAATGGCACCTTGCTGACAGATGGCTATCAGGCTTACACTAAAACCGTACTTCAGTTAAATGAACAAGACCAAACTGTTATGCATGCCGCCTGTTGGGCGCATACTCGGCGAGCCTTTGATAAAGCATTGAAAACAGAGCCTGATGAGGTACAACAAGCGTTAGCCTATATTGGCGCACTGTATAAAATTGAAGAAGGCTTACGCCAAAAACAAGCTTGTGCTGAGCAAATACAAGAAACACGCACTAAAGATAGTGAACCCGTTGTTAGCGCCTTCTTTAACTGGGTTTACCAACAACGCCAACGGCCAGAATTACTGCCTAGCAATCCATTAAGTAAAGCTCTCAATTATGCGGCTGAACGTGAAACAGAGCTGAAGGTATTTCTGGCGAACCCCAATGTTCCTTTGGATACCAATCATCTTGAACGTGCATTGCGTGTTATTCCAATGGGGCGGAAAAATTATCTATTCTGTTGGAGTGAAATCGGTGCCAAGCAATTAGGTTACTTACAAAGCTTGATGGTGACTTGTCGCTTACAAGGCGTTAACCCTTACCATTACTTAGTTGATGTATTACAACGCGTCAGCTTGCACCCTGCCAAAGATGTTATCGATCTAACCCCTCGTGTGTGGAAAGAGAAATTCAAAGATCATTTTATAACGTCAGATCTAGCTGAATAG